One Aneurinibacillus migulanus genomic region harbors:
- a CDS encoding DUF2553 family protein has translation MSQHPDVNRIDVTNKIRGEVTEDCIVLTLNGEEIGHIPFDAASCTMNAGYAVDQQRIFRLDAADTVHPSSYVEDCDWGWC, from the coding sequence ATGTCACAGCATCCTGATGTCAACCGGATCGATGTCACGAATAAAATACGTGGAGAAGTGACGGAAGATTGCATTGTATTAACGTTGAATGGGGAGGAAATCGGTCATATTCCATTCGATGCTGCGTCCTGTACGATGAATGCCGGATACGCGGTCGATCAACAGCGTATTTTTCGTTTAGACGCGGCCGACACTGTTCATCCTTCCAGCTATGTGGAGGATTGTGATTGGGGCTGGTGTTAA
- a CDS encoding site-specific integrase produces the protein MAYFRKRGANWEYRIKYVDRKTGKTREKTKGGFRTKKEAQIAAAEEETNINYFGFGENGSEKVEKYFNQWLEIYKKPFVKPITYSVQERNVRLNILPRWGNYQLKDITRSDYQKWINELRERYSEGTVRRIHSIMSSALFDAVHEFHIIRENPIQKIKIPKDNEKSSKISYFTREQLSLFLNTVKEPMKKAKYQASIQYYVLFSLLARTGLRIGEALALTWDDIDLDEKKLTVNKTLVYPLNSTPYLSTPKSKKSDRVVKLDDATIKLMKRHKINQKEVYLRYKNYKATTENIIFHQQDGRWLRTNVVREYFKAVCKRASLPVLSPHALRHTHAVHLLEAGANIKYVSERLGHASVKVTADTYLHITKKIEDDALALYEQYVDI, from the coding sequence GTGGCATATTTCCGTAAACGCGGTGCAAATTGGGAATACCGTATCAAGTATGTAGATCGGAAGACCGGAAAAACAAGAGAAAAAACAAAAGGGGGATTCAGAACTAAGAAAGAGGCACAAATCGCAGCAGCAGAAGAGGAAACCAACATCAATTATTTTGGATTTGGTGAAAACGGAAGTGAAAAAGTTGAGAAATATTTTAATCAATGGTTAGAGATTTACAAGAAGCCTTTTGTTAAACCGATTACTTACTCCGTTCAGGAACGGAACGTTCGACTTAACATCCTACCTCGATGGGGAAATTATCAGCTAAAAGATATAACTAGGTCAGATTATCAGAAGTGGATTAATGAACTACGAGAGCGATATAGCGAAGGTACAGTTCGAAGGATACACAGTATCATGAGTAGCGCTTTATTTGATGCTGTTCATGAGTTTCACATTATAAGAGAAAACCCTATCCAAAAAATCAAAATACCAAAAGATAATGAAAAGTCCAGTAAAATCAGTTATTTTACACGAGAACAATTATCCTTATTCCTTAACACGGTTAAGGAGCCTATGAAGAAAGCGAAATACCAAGCATCCATTCAGTATTATGTGCTATTCTCTCTTCTAGCACGTACAGGCCTGCGAATCGGAGAGGCTTTAGCCTTAACCTGGGATGACATTGATCTGGATGAGAAAAAACTAACTGTCAATAAAACTCTAGTCTATCCTTTAAACTCAACCCCGTACCTATCCACACCGAAATCTAAAAAGAGTGATCGTGTAGTTAAGCTGGACGATGCAACTATAAAACTTATGAAACGACACAAGATCAATCAAAAGGAAGTTTACTTACGTTACAAAAACTACAAGGCGACAACTGAGAACATTATCTTTCACCAACAGGACGGACGTTGGCTCCGAACAAATGTAGTACGTGAATACTTTAAAGCTGTATGTAAGCGGGCAAGCTTACCTGTACTCTCCCCTCATGCGCTACGACACACCCATGCTGTCCATCTACTGGAAGCGGGCGCAAATATAAAATACGTGTCCGAGCGACTTGGGCATGCAAGCGTAAAAGTCACAGCAGACACGTATTTGCACATTACTAAAAAGATTGAAGATGACGCTTTAGCTCTGTATGAGCAATATGTCGACATCTAA
- the sufU gene encoding Fe-S cluster assembly sulfur transfer protein SufU: MSSLDDLYRRVIMDHYQKPRNRGELEDGALTVNMNNPTCGDRIQLQMKVEDGKVTDARFTGEGCSISMSSASMMTEAVKGLEVDEALARADLFSRMMKGEASEEEIEEADLGDIEALQGVSKFPARIKCATLAWKAMEKGLRE, translated from the coding sequence ATGTCTTCTCTTGATGATTTATACCGCAGAGTCATCATGGACCATTATCAAAAGCCCCGCAACCGAGGGGAGCTTGAAGATGGTGCATTGACTGTAAACATGAATAATCCGACCTGCGGCGACCGCATTCAACTACAGATGAAAGTGGAAGACGGAAAAGTTACTGACGCTCGTTTTACCGGGGAAGGCTGTTCTATCAGCATGTCGTCCGCTTCAATGATGACTGAAGCCGTCAAAGGACTTGAAGTCGATGAAGCATTGGCAAGAGCCGATTTATTTTCCCGGATGATGAAAGGGGAGGCCTCAGAGGAAGAAATCGAAGAGGCTGACCTGGGTGATATTGAAGCGTTACAAGGCGTAAGCAAGTTTCCGGCCCGTATCAAGTGCGCTACCCTCGCTTGGAAAGCCATGGAAAAAGGTCTTCGCGAGTAG
- the sufC gene encoding Fe-S cluster assembly ATPase SufC — protein MAGTPHLQIKDLSVAIEDKQILKGLNLEIKGGEVHAIMGPNGTGKSTLASAVMGHPKYEVTGGSVTLNEEDVLEMEVDERARKGLFLAMQYPSEISGVTNADFLRSALNARQEEGKEVSLIKFIRQMEKQMELLEMDQVFSHRYVNEGFSGGEKKRNEILQMMMLKPGIAILDEIDSGLDIDALKIVARGVNELRSPEMGVLMITHYQRLLNYIKPDFVHVMMQGRIVKSGGPELALKLEENGYDWIKEELGIQDETVGAES, from the coding sequence ATGGCAGGAACACCGCATTTGCAAATAAAAGACCTATCCGTTGCAATTGAAGACAAGCAGATCTTAAAAGGCTTGAACCTCGAGATCAAGGGTGGTGAAGTGCATGCCATCATGGGTCCGAACGGAACGGGAAAATCAACGCTTGCTTCTGCTGTAATGGGGCATCCTAAGTATGAAGTAACAGGCGGTTCAGTAACGCTGAACGAAGAAGACGTACTGGAGATGGAAGTGGATGAGCGTGCACGCAAAGGGCTGTTCCTTGCGATGCAGTATCCAAGTGAAATTAGCGGCGTAACGAATGCTGATTTTCTACGCAGTGCATTAAATGCGCGTCAGGAAGAAGGCAAGGAAGTTTCGCTTATTAAGTTCATCCGTCAAATGGAAAAGCAAATGGAATTACTGGAGATGGATCAAGTTTTCTCCCATCGTTATGTAAATGAAGGCTTCTCCGGAGGGGAGAAGAAGCGTAATGAGATCCTTCAGATGATGATGCTGAAGCCAGGTATTGCTATCCTTGATGAAATTGACTCCGGCCTTGATATTGATGCGCTGAAAATTGTAGCACGCGGCGTAAACGAACTTCGTAGTCCAGAAATGGGCGTGCTGATGATTACGCACTACCAGCGTCTGTTGAATTACATTAAGCCTGATTTTGTCCATGTAATGATGCAAGGTCGCATTGTGAAATCTGGCGGACCAGAACTGGCTCTGAAACTTGAAGAGAACGGATATGACTGGATTAAAGAAGAGCTGGGTATTCAGGACGAAACAGTAGGCGCAGAAAGCTAG
- the sufB gene encoding Fe-S cluster assembly protein SufB, with translation MSKKAPELSSEYQYGFHDKDISVFRAKKGLTKEIVEEISRMKGEEQWMLDFRLKSLELFQSMPMPSWGGDLTELDFNSITYYVKPSEKAGRSWDEVPEEIKNTFDRLGIPEAEQKFLAGVSAQYESEVVYHNMQEDLEEMGVIFCDMDTAVREHPDIVKEYFSTVIPPTDNKFAALNSAVWSGGSFIYVPKGIKCETPLQAYFRINSENMGQFERTLIIADEDSFVHYVEGCTAPIYSTDSLHSAVVEIIVKKGARCRYTTIQNWSSNVYNLVTKRAVAEEDATMEWIDGNIGSKLTMKYPAVIMKGPRAKGVVISIAVAGKGQHQDAGAKMVHLAPECSSTIVSKSISKHGGKVTYRGLANFGRKSEGSKSNVKCDTIILDKLSTSDTIPYNEILNNNITLEHEATVSKVSEEQLFYLMSRGLKEDEATQMIIMGFIEPFTKELPMEYAVEMNRLIQFEMEGSIG, from the coding sequence ATGAGCAAAAAAGCACCTGAGCTATCCTCAGAATATCAATATGGGTTTCATGACAAGGACATTTCGGTCTTCCGTGCGAAAAAAGGATTAACGAAAGAAATTGTGGAAGAAATCTCCCGCATGAAAGGCGAAGAACAATGGATGCTGGATTTTCGTCTGAAATCTTTGGAACTCTTCCAAAGCATGCCGATGCCAAGCTGGGGCGGCGATTTGACAGAATTGGATTTCAATAGCATCACATACTATGTTAAGCCGTCTGAAAAGGCGGGACGTAGTTGGGATGAAGTGCCGGAAGAAATTAAGAACACATTCGACCGTCTTGGAATTCCGGAAGCTGAACAGAAATTCCTGGCCGGTGTGTCGGCGCAGTATGAATCTGAAGTTGTGTACCATAATATGCAGGAAGACCTCGAAGAGATGGGCGTTATCTTCTGTGATATGGATACTGCTGTGCGTGAGCATCCAGATATCGTAAAGGAATACTTCAGCACGGTAATACCTCCGACAGATAACAAGTTTGCAGCGTTGAATAGCGCTGTATGGTCGGGCGGAAGCTTTATCTATGTGCCGAAGGGCATTAAATGCGAAACACCGTTGCAAGCATACTTCCGTATCAACTCCGAAAACATGGGGCAATTCGAAAGAACATTGATTATTGCTGATGAAGACAGCTTCGTTCACTATGTAGAAGGCTGTACAGCGCCGATTTACAGCACAGATTCATTGCATAGCGCGGTTGTTGAGATTATCGTGAAGAAAGGTGCACGTTGCCGCTATACGACAATTCAAAACTGGTCCAGTAACGTATATAACCTGGTTACGAAGCGTGCCGTGGCGGAAGAAGACGCGACGATGGAATGGATCGATGGTAACATCGGAAGTAAGCTGACGATGAAATATCCGGCGGTTATTATGAAAGGACCACGCGCGAAAGGTGTCGTTATCTCCATTGCTGTAGCCGGTAAAGGCCAGCATCAGGATGCAGGCGCCAAGATGGTTCATCTAGCACCGGAATGTAGCTCAACCATCGTATCGAAGAGTATTAGTAAACACGGCGGTAAGGTCACATACCGTGGCTTAGCTAACTTCGGACGCAAATCTGAAGGCTCCAAGTCCAACGTAAAATGCGACACGATTATCCTTGATAAGCTGTCTACTTCCGATACGATTCCATACAATGAAATTCTGAATAACAACATTACACTTGAGCATGAAGCAACTGTGTCCAAAGTGAGTGAAGAACAGTTATTCTATTTGATGAGTCGTGGTCTTAAGGAAGATGAGGCTACACAAATGATTATCATGGGCTTTATTGAGCCGTTTACGAAAGAATTACCGATGGAATACGCGGTGGAAATGAACCGCCTTATCCAGTTCGAAATGGAAGGTAGTATCGGATAA
- a CDS encoding ImmA/IrrE family metallo-endopeptidase, producing MITYRPNYQRAEKAAYNLLESSKVNALPVKVKKLARRFPNLKIKSYSWFGDKYGMDIDEVCEFADSSEGCCYYKKSEHKYLILYNDTIDNAGRIRWTIAHELGHFILRHNEITDKTIIARNSLSKHEYDAFEKEANCFARTLLAPPKVITALGKIDIPLLSDLCLISIEAASNVLNFINRGFEMGRRHVAKSWAMDLFKDFILEHRYGMKCLECNYYFVLKTVKFCPVCGTEDLTKEKGSNTMIYSQVELNELHTAIQCPRCGNENILGDYCQICGSYLVNMCTGFSEEGVGEPYQGHWHELDNGCGELLSGDARFCTKCGSTSTFYELGILKNWKDEKENMKLREELPF from the coding sequence ATGATAACCTATAGACCGAATTATCAACGTGCTGAAAAGGCAGCATACAATTTATTAGAAAGTAGTAAAGTAAACGCACTACCAGTCAAAGTAAAGAAACTCGCAAGACGATTTCCAAATCTTAAAATCAAATCATATTCTTGGTTCGGTGATAAGTACGGCATGGATATCGATGAAGTATGTGAGTTTGCTGATAGTTCCGAAGGCTGCTGTTACTATAAGAAATCAGAACACAAATATCTAATTTTGTATAACGACACAATTGACAATGCAGGAAGAATCCGGTGGACAATCGCACATGAATTAGGTCATTTTATTCTTAGACATAATGAGATAACTGATAAAACTATCATTGCAAGAAATTCATTAAGTAAACATGAGTATGATGCCTTTGAAAAAGAAGCTAACTGTTTCGCAAGAACACTATTGGCCCCTCCTAAGGTAATTACAGCATTAGGTAAAATAGATATTCCTTTGCTCTCTGACTTATGTCTTATCTCAATAGAGGCTGCCTCAAATGTTTTAAACTTTATTAACAGGGGATTTGAGATGGGAAGGAGACATGTTGCTAAGTCTTGGGCAATGGACCTTTTTAAAGATTTTATTCTAGAGCATAGGTACGGGATGAAATGTTTAGAGTGTAACTATTATTTTGTTCTAAAAACCGTTAAATTTTGTCCAGTATGCGGGACGGAAGATTTAACAAAAGAGAAAGGAAGCAATACGATGATATATTCACAAGTTGAACTCAATGAACTCCATACGGCTATTCAATGCCCTAGATGTGGAAACGAAAATATTTTGGGAGACTATTGTCAGATTTGTGGTTCCTATTTAGTTAATATGTGTACTGGTTTTTCTGAAGAAGGCGTAGGAGAACCATATCAAGGTCATTGGCATGAGTTAGATAATGGTTGCGGGGAATTATTGAGTGGAGATGCTAGATTTTGCACCAAATGCGGCTCTACATCTACTTTCTATGAATTAGGAATACTAAAGAATTGGAAAGACGAAAAGGAAAATATGAAATTAAGAGAAGAACTCCCATTTTAG
- a CDS encoding anti-sigma factor domain-containing protein has translation MKKKGIVLEIRGQYLIVMTSSGEFCKVPPAEGLITEGEEIEFTHTLEASGSTPARGKRYAWKSWTYAAAACLLLLITALPLWNMVFASAYAMVSIDINPSFELEVDEKYEVTDVHALNKDAERIMPDIDWQKHTLTEVTKDILSEARKQGYLEKNHDVLIVPVGLKDPAASQELLEVMKKEVPLFTGDGMGELTITMMESTKEIREQARKLGVSAGKYALYDSMKRIDKNFGEDSIRSMSISEVSSAIGGFKNIPNAVQYSNVPSTLKKERKDKPVQVPTAPKQLADKAEASPHKKPEPHKKQTASVHVERDNLPVKRTPKLTEQEQKDKSKGVPKLIAADTKHKAEVQAQKDAKRSEEDKKYNSGYGQQQQQSQQGGRTIKKEEKERNEKYKEEREQSKQNVVHPLLKETEKKTQQTDGKKEVESDKKSTSSTDKDKQEESHK, from the coding sequence GTGAAAAAGAAGGGCATTGTGCTGGAGATACGGGGACAGTACCTTATTGTCATGACATCCAGCGGAGAGTTCTGTAAGGTTCCACCTGCCGAAGGACTGATTACCGAAGGCGAAGAGATTGAGTTTACTCATACGCTGGAGGCCAGTGGCTCTACTCCTGCGCGCGGCAAGCGGTATGCTTGGAAAAGCTGGACATATGCGGCAGCCGCCTGCTTGTTGCTGCTGATTACCGCACTACCGCTCTGGAATATGGTATTCGCTTCCGCTTATGCCATGGTTTCTATTGACATTAATCCGAGTTTTGAACTTGAAGTGGACGAGAAGTATGAAGTGACTGATGTTCATGCGTTGAACAAGGATGCAGAACGTATCATGCCGGACATTGACTGGCAGAAGCATACGCTGACTGAGGTTACAAAGGATATTCTTTCCGAAGCCCGTAAGCAAGGATATCTGGAGAAGAATCATGATGTGCTTATTGTTCCTGTCGGGCTGAAAGATCCAGCCGCTTCACAAGAGCTGCTTGAGGTTATGAAGAAGGAAGTGCCGCTTTTTACCGGTGACGGTATGGGAGAGCTAACTATCACCATGATGGAAAGTACGAAAGAGATACGTGAGCAGGCTCGCAAGCTGGGCGTTTCTGCCGGGAAGTATGCGCTGTATGATTCCATGAAGCGCATTGATAAAAATTTTGGTGAAGATAGCATTCGTAGTATGAGCATTAGCGAAGTATCATCGGCGATAGGTGGATTTAAGAATATTCCGAATGCGGTACAATACTCAAATGTTCCTTCCACATTGAAAAAAGAACGAAAAGATAAACCGGTGCAAGTTCCGACGGCTCCTAAACAACTGGCGGACAAGGCGGAAGCGTCGCCGCATAAAAAGCCGGAACCACATAAAAAGCAGACGGCTTCCGTCCATGTAGAGCGGGATAACCTTCCTGTTAAGCGCACTCCGAAGTTGACTGAACAGGAGCAAAAAGATAAGTCAAAGGGTGTACCAAAGCTAATTGCGGCGGATACGAAGCACAAAGCGGAGGTACAGGCGCAAAAAGATGCGAAACGTTCGGAAGAGGATAAGAAATACAATTCCGGATACGGTCAGCAACAGCAACAGAGCCAGCAGGGAGGCCGCACAATTAAAAAGGAAGAAAAAGAACGAAACGAAAAGTATAAAGAGGAGCGCGAACAGAGCAAACAGAATGTCGTTCATCCTTTGCTCAAGGAAACAGAGAAAAAGACACAGCAGACGGATGGAAAGAAGGAAGTTGAATCCGACAAGAAGTCAACTTCATCTACGGATAAGGATAAACAAGAGGAATCGCATAAGTAA
- the sufD gene encoding Fe-S cluster assembly protein SufD, whose product MSVEANVRFDQEAVTRFSQGEPEWLTQLRQEGFAGYQQLPLPKLEKTKIDKWNIDEFTPYKEEAALSSLEELPQEIKDLLDADNDNVIVQKHSGIVYARISDSLKAQGVLFMPLSQAIREHSDLVKKHLFQCGIEKHKITALHQALWSGGFFIYVPKNVEVKEPLQTVIWGMDEEVALLPHTLIVADVNSKVTVVENVVGAKYARPVVVNGMVEVFAQSGAKVRYASTRSLSEKVTDYTYRRGITENDARIEWLLGDMNLGNTVANTTTILSGNGSSSDFKSVAIANGSQKENFVARVVHLGTHTESNILSRGVMLDEATAIFNGITEMKKGAEKANGEQAENILMIGDRARGDANPILLIDEDDVMAGHAASVGPVSPLQVYYMMSRGIERKEAERLIINGFVAPVVDSLPIEGMKKRLSMMIEGKLS is encoded by the coding sequence ATGAGCGTAGAAGCGAATGTGCGATTCGACCAGGAAGCGGTAACACGCTTTTCCCAGGGCGAACCGGAATGGCTGACGCAACTCCGCCAGGAAGGGTTCGCGGGTTATCAGCAGCTTCCGTTACCGAAGCTGGAAAAAACGAAAATCGATAAATGGAACATCGACGAATTTACACCATATAAAGAGGAAGCAGCACTTTCTTCACTGGAGGAATTGCCGCAAGAAATTAAGGATTTGCTGGATGCAGATAACGACAATGTAATCGTTCAAAAGCATTCTGGCATCGTATATGCTCGCATAAGTGATTCTCTGAAAGCACAGGGCGTGCTATTCATGCCGCTTTCCCAGGCGATTCGGGAACATAGTGATTTAGTGAAGAAGCATCTGTTCCAATGCGGCATTGAGAAACATAAAATTACGGCGCTGCATCAAGCTTTATGGAGCGGCGGATTCTTCATATATGTGCCGAAAAACGTAGAGGTGAAAGAGCCTCTGCAGACGGTAATCTGGGGCATGGATGAAGAAGTGGCATTGCTTCCACATACATTGATTGTAGCTGACGTAAATAGCAAGGTTACGGTTGTTGAAAACGTGGTAGGAGCGAAATATGCACGGCCTGTCGTAGTAAATGGCATGGTAGAGGTATTCGCACAAAGCGGTGCCAAAGTGCGATACGCTTCAACCCGTTCTCTTTCCGAGAAAGTCACAGATTATACGTATCGTCGTGGTATCACGGAAAATGATGCACGCATCGAGTGGTTACTAGGTGATATGAACCTAGGCAATACGGTAGCTAATACGACAACGATTCTAAGCGGAAACGGTTCTTCCTCTGATTTCAAATCAGTGGCGATTGCTAACGGAAGTCAAAAAGAGAACTTCGTGGCACGAGTTGTGCATCTCGGTACTCATACGGAGAGCAATATTCTATCCCGAGGCGTTATGCTTGATGAAGCGACCGCTATCTTCAACGGTATTACCGAAATGAAGAAAGGTGCGGAGAAAGCGAACGGCGAACAGGCTGAGAACATCCTGATGATCGGCGACCGTGCCCGTGGCGACGCGAATCCGATTTTGTTGATTGATGAAGATGATGTAATGGCAGGCCATGCAGCATCCGTAGGCCCGGTTAGTCCATTGCAAGTATATTATATGATGTCACGCGGCATCGAGCGAAAGGAAGCGGAACGGTTAATCATTAACGGTTTTGTAGCACCAGTAGTGGATAGCCTTCCGATCGAGGGAATGAAAAAACGGTTAAGCATGATGATTGAAGGTAAATTATCCTAA
- a CDS encoding helix-turn-helix domain-containing protein has translation MIVGENIKKFRKREKMTQNELAKKSKISRSYLADVENGRYNPSIDTLKSIASALNVGISELMGEDNSKHSKDENLDDDYRKIERFARKVNSKDRKKAITILEAAFEDAFEDDEDEDDNL, from the coding sequence ATGATTGTTGGTGAAAATATTAAGAAGTTCAGAAAAAGAGAAAAAATGACTCAAAACGAGTTGGCTAAAAAATCAAAGATCTCTAGGTCCTATTTAGCCGATGTTGAAAACGGAAGATACAATCCGAGTATCGATACTTTAAAATCAATTGCTTCTGCTCTTAATGTCGGGATTAGCGAGTTAATGGGTGAAGATAATTCCAAGCACAGTAAAGATGAAAATTTAGATGATGATTACCGTAAAATCGAAAGGTTTGCTCGAAAAGTAAATTCAAAGGACAGAAAAAAGGCAATTACAATTCTTGAGGCAGCATTTGAAGACGCATTCGAGGATGATGAAGACGAAGATGATAACCTATAG
- the sigI gene encoding RNA polymerase sigma-I factor, translating into MLLTLFLGKWRRKEKSPQEKNETEHLHRIIERIHQGEDELRNELLQQYRPFIGTVVSKVCKRYIDQGLDEEFSVGLEAFNEAISQYSSEKGGSFLSFADLVIRRRVIDYIRKNKPRASFVSFDETMDSESPEYNVWDVQVAVEQYQAEREADMRREEILHYRERLNEFDISLEELPEYTPRHADARNNMIRIARMIADNEKLREAFLEKKKIPVKYLLQFISFSRKTVERNRNYIVAITLIFIENYRFLRSYIQVDETEGKEELAREKEGHCAGDTGTVPYCHDIQRRVL; encoded by the coding sequence TTGTTACTCACACTTTTCCTGGGAAAATGGCGCCGTAAAGAAAAATCTCCGCAGGAGAAAAACGAGACTGAACACCTTCATCGAATCATCGAAAGAATTCACCAGGGTGAAGATGAGTTGCGCAACGAGTTACTTCAGCAGTACCGGCCGTTTATCGGCACGGTAGTTTCAAAAGTGTGCAAACGATACATTGATCAAGGCCTCGATGAAGAGTTCAGCGTTGGACTAGAAGCGTTTAACGAAGCGATATCACAGTATTCCAGTGAGAAGGGCGGCAGTTTTTTGTCGTTCGCGGACCTTGTGATACGCAGGCGTGTTATAGATTATATACGGAAAAATAAGCCCCGTGCCTCATTTGTTTCTTTTGATGAAACGATGGATTCCGAATCACCGGAATATAATGTCTGGGATGTACAGGTAGCGGTTGAACAATATCAGGCGGAACGCGAAGCTGATATGCGGCGGGAGGAAATCCTGCACTACAGGGAGCGTCTGAATGAGTTCGACATTTCTTTGGAAGAGCTTCCTGAATATACGCCCCGACATGCAGATGCCCGAAATAATATGATTCGTATTGCCCGGATGATTGCGGATAATGAAAAATTGCGGGAAGCGTTTCTGGAGAAGAAGAAAATCCCGGTTAAGTATCTTCTTCAGTTTATTTCCTTCTCCCGCAAAACGGTGGAAAGGAATCGGAACTATATTGTGGCAATTACGCTTATTTTCATTGAGAACTATCGGTTTTTGCGCTCCTACATTCAAGTGGATGAAACGGAGGGAAAGGAGGAGCTCGCGCGTGAAAAAGAAGGGCATTGTGCTGGAGATACGGGGACAGTACCTTATTGTCATGACATCCAGCGGAGAGTTCTGTAA
- the gcvH gene encoding glycine cleavage system protein GcvH, translating into MNLPTNLKYSEEHEWVRIEGNKAHIGITDFAQSELGDIVFVELPSVGDEIKQNEPFGSVESVKTVSELYAPLTGKVVEVNGELEDSPELVNESPYEKAWMIVVELADEGELGKLMDAKAYEAMVQE; encoded by the coding sequence AGAGCACGAATGGGTACGGATAGAAGGGAATAAAGCGCATATCGGTATTACGGACTTTGCACAATCCGAGCTGGGCGATATCGTATTCGTAGAGCTTCCTTCTGTAGGAGACGAAATCAAGCAGAATGAGCCATTCGGTAGTGTAGAATCTGTTAAAACGGTATCTGAATTGTATGCGCCGCTTACAGGAAAAGTGGTGGAAGTAAATGGTGAACTGGAAGATTCACCGGAATTGGTAAACGAATCGCCTTATGAGAAGGCGTGGATGATAGTTGTCGAGTTAGCAGATGAAGGTGAATTAGGCAAGCTGATGGACGCAAAAGCCTACGAGGCAATGGTGCAGGAATAA
- a CDS encoding cysteine desulfurase has protein sequence MNAKEIRELFPILNQNVNGHPLVYLDSAATSQKPVQVIEAMDRYYREYNSNVHRGVHTLGTLATDGYEGAREKVRTFINAKETAEVIFTRGTTTSLNFVAQGYARNFIGEGDEIVITEVEHHANFIPWQQIAKRTGATLKFIPLAEDGTITVEVAEQTITPNTKLVAMGYVSNVLGSINPVKEIAQIVHRHGGIMVVDGAQAAPHMKVDVQDLDCDFFAFSGHKMAGPTGIGVLYGKRALLEKMEPVEFGGEMIDFVDLYDSTWKELPWKFEGGTPIIAGAIGLGAAIDFVESIGMDAICEHEHQLVTYAMERLRQIDGLKIYGPEKRSGLVTFTMKEAHPHDIATVLDTEGIAIRAGHHCCQPLMKWLKVSSTARASFYLYNTEEDIDALVKGLIKTKEYFGNVFS, from the coding sequence ATGAACGCTAAAGAAATTCGCGAGCTCTTTCCCATTCTTAATCAGAATGTAAACGGCCATCCGCTTGTGTACCTCGATAGTGCGGCTACTTCGCAAAAGCCGGTTCAGGTAATTGAAGCGATGGACCGTTATTACCGTGAATACAATTCCAACGTTCATCGTGGCGTTCACACCCTCGGAACGCTTGCAACGGATGGATACGAAGGAGCGCGTGAAAAAGTCCGTACGTTCATCAACGCAAAAGAGACTGCAGAAGTGATTTTTACTCGCGGTACAACTACGTCATTGAACTTCGTGGCTCAGGGTTATGCCCGTAACTTCATTGGAGAAGGCGATGAGATTGTTATAACGGAAGTGGAGCATCATGCCAACTTCATTCCGTGGCAACAAATTGCCAAACGCACCGGTGCTACACTGAAGTTCATTCCGCTGGCGGAAGATGGTACGATTACAGTGGAAGTAGCGGAGCAAACTATTACACCGAATACGAAACTTGTTGCGATGGGTTATGTATCCAATGTGCTTGGTTCGATTAATCCGGTGAAAGAAATAGCGCAAATTGTACATCGCCACGGTGGTATAATGGTTGTTGATGGTGCGCAGGCAGCGCCACATATGAAGGTAGACGTTCAGGATTTGGACTGTGATTTCTTCGCTTTCTCAGGACATAAGATGGCGGGTCCGACAGGAATCGGTGTCCTGTATGGTAAGCGCGCTCTTCTTGAGAAGATGGAGCCTGTAGAGTTTGGCGGAGAGATGATTGATTTTGTAGATTTGTATGATTCGACATGGAAAGAACTTCCGTGGAAGTTCGAAGGCGGTACGCCGATTATTGCCGGCGCGATCGGCCTTGGTGCAGCGATTGACTTTGTAGAATCGATCGGTATGGATGCGATCTGTGAGCATGAACATCAACTTGTAACATATGCCATGGAACGATTGCGTCAAATTGACGGCTTGAAAATATACGGGCCTGAAAAGAGAAGCGGTCTGGTTACGTTTACAATGAAAGAGGCGCATCCACATGATATTGCTACCGTACTCGATACAGAAGGCATTGCAATTCGTGCCGGACACCATTGCTGTCAGCCGCTCATGAAATGGCTGAAAGTGTCGTCTACGGCGCGGGCCAGCTTCTATCTGTACAACACGGAAGAAGATATAGACGCATTAGTAAAAGGACTCATTAAGACAAAGGAGTATTTCGGCAATGTCTTCTCTTGA